Proteins encoded in a region of the Fusarium falciforme chromosome 6, complete sequence genome:
- a CDS encoding YL1-C domain-containing protein has protein sequence METESKPSEMGTPRSSSLSSLSDSDSDSETAKNLQRRSNDSDSQTNNEDKIEWLATTRKRRSTAGNRMKSMLANEEPDSDLELLFAEDENDQGFSDVDENASDVHMDSSSDDEDNDNNDDDLEGEKELERQAKERRAAQRKRKAQEAIPAKFRKKVRIDPTTKTPAAPTRPPPRPKKKSERTSWLPSPADLPTRASSRQTTRLSKEQLHQQMVEREARRLKQVAQMQKKAARLEAMKKPPMTQEERLREAAIVEKRNSKSLNRWEMAEKQREEERRAKLAALHQRTLKGPFITFWSGIGEWMGRHMVIEEPAKEKRKRGEKAKGKDKDRSKGQDKTPAGEEKKDGNQDGTPAAGDASSKAKDEESQLAQQPPSTTPSEPAAASGAKEAEPTPKVGDAVTKPADSPSTVPKTTPPTLKAEEPVRSMAMPPPPPPSGLAILAPQPPSSTPTPPPPSPLAPPTSGLAAPSPLPATAPPDTTQQSIMTPPSGLARPPEPKPSGVLAAPILAPPLGISVNGAVPPMMGFSNPKSNVLAPPNTSQGVVPPTLSAIAPPPPSLSPPVTASPAPKPSPAPATSSSTTDAAPKDALSQPASKPSDVPAKDPNVDPPAALNPPEAEPQPPQPSTGARNAMVFQNFDNNALKDRTIQTQIIFGRKMNKLPKPSPAPLCVITNHPARYRDPRTGLPYYNAYAYREIQRLIRNEYRWSCALNAWVGSGTYAARGVPERFLNPHKKGPEKKEPAVGDETKGEAAKTTDVAPAPKGPDGTTGAQVPENKTNPVKEESKPSPISQPDTAKATAQVNTAAPGNLAQPPTAGPSTSISAPAPAPASAPVLTPPTFAPQPQLQAPTNPPPTTVGTAPTPAQEAK, from the exons ATGGAGACGGAATCCAAGCCCTCGGAGATGGGGACTCCCCGTTCATCCTCCCTGTCGAGCCTCAGCGATAGTGACAGCGACAGCGAGACAGCGAAGAATCTCCAACGCCGCAGTAACGACTCCGATAGCCAGACCAACAATGAAGACAAGATAGAATGGCTGGCCACGACACGGAAGCGCCGTTCGACCGCCGGTAATCGGATGAAGTCGATGCTCGCCAACGAAGAGCCCGATTCAGACCTTGAACTATTGTTCGCAGAGGATGAGAACGACCAGGGCTTCTCTGACGTCGATGAGAATGCATCGGACGTGCACATGGACTCTTCttccgatgacgaggacaatGACAACAACGATGATGATCTGGAGGGcgagaaggagctcgagagACAGGCCAAGGAGCGGCGCGCCGCCCAACGGAAGCGAAAGGCCCAAGAGGCCATCCCTGCAAAGTTTCGCAAGAAGGTTCGCATCGATCCCACGACCAAGACGCCTGCTGCACCCACGAGGCCCCCGCCGCGACCTAAGAAGAAATCCGAGCGAACCTCGTGGCTGCCCTCACCGGCCGACCTACCGACCCGAGCGTCGTCCCGCCAAACGACCCGACTATCCAAGGAGCAGCTTCACCAGCAGATGGTGGAGCGTGAGGCACGTCGACTGAAGCAGGTCGCGCAGATGCAGAAGAAGGCGGCTCGTCTCGAGGCTATGAAGAAGCCACCCATGACACAGGAGGAGAGGTTGCGCGAGGCGGCCATCGTGGAGAAGCGCAACAGTAAGAGTCTCAACCGGTGGGAGATGGCAGAGAAGCAACGCGAAGAGGAGAGACGGGCAAAGTTAGCGGCTTTGCATCAGAGGACACTCAAGGGACCATTCATCACATTCTGGAGCGGCATCGGCGAGTGGATGGGCAGGCACATGGTGATCGAGGAGccggccaaggagaagaggaagaggggtgAGAAGGCTAAGGGCAAAGATAAGGACAGGAGCAAGggccaagacaagacacCTGCtggtgaggagaagaaggacggcaATCAGGATGGAACACCGGCTGCTGGCGATGCTTCATCCAAGGCCAAAGATGAGGAGTCACAGCTAGCACAACAACCACCATCAACGACTCCATCAGAACCGGCTGCGGCATCAGGGGCCAAGGAAGCTGAGCCAACACCCAAAGTCGGCGATGCCGTTACAAAGCCAGCAGATTCACCTTCAACGGTGCCGAAAACGACGCCTCCCACTCTCAAGGCTGAAGAACCTGTTCGgtcgatggcgatgccgCCACCACCTCCCCCTAGTGGTCTAGCCATACttgctcctcaacctccatcatcaacaccaacaccgccGCCACCCTCTCCCCTCGCTCCCCCAACAAGTGGCCTCGCCGCTCCATCTCCTCTTCCCGCTACCGCACCACCAGACACAACTCAGCAGTCCATCATGACTCCACCGTCAGGCCTCGCCCGTCCACCAGAACCGAAACCTTCTGGCGTTCTGGCAGCCCCTATCCTGGCTCCCCCTCTCGGCATAAGTGTCAACGGGGCGGTGCCTCCTATGATGGGCTTTAGCAACCCCAAATCCAATGTTCTTGCACCGCCGAATACATCCCAAGGTGTTGTCCCTCCCACCTTGTCGGCCAtcgcccctcctcctccctccctgTCCCCTCCAGTTACTGCTTCTCCTGCCCCAAAGCCTTCACCAGCGCCGGCgacttcatcatcaacaaccgaTGCAGCTCCAAAAGACGCCCTTTCACAGCCTGCATCCAAGCCTTCCGATGTCCCCGCCAAAGACCCCAATGTCGACCCTCCAGCTGCACTTAATCCCCCTGAAGCTGAACCTCAACCACCTCAACCATCAACCGGAGCTCGCAACGCCATGGTTTTTCAAAACTTTGACAATAACGCGCTTAAGGACCGTACCATCCAAACTCAGATCATCTTTGGCCGAAAGATGAACAAGCTACCCA AACCTTCACCCGCTCCACTCTGCGTCATCACAAACCACCCTGCCCGTTACCGTGATCCTCGCACTGGCCTCCCTTATTACAACGCGTACGCGTACCGCGAGATCCAGCGTCTCATCCGGAACGAGTACCGCTGGAGCTGTGCCCTCAACGCTTGGGTCGGCAGCGGGACATACGCGGCCAGGGGAGTCCCTGAGCGCTTCCTGAATCCTCACAAGAAGGGtcctgagaagaaggagccgGCAGTTGGTGATGAGACCAAGGGAGAGGCTGCGAAGACTACGGATGTGGCACCCGCACCTAAGGGCCCTGATGGGACGACTGGCGCTCAAGTTCCAGAGAACAAGACCAATCCCGTCAAGGAAGAGTCAAAGCCATCTCCTATTTCCCAACCCGACACGGCCAAGGCCACTGCTCAGGTCAACACGGCTGCACCTGGCAACTTGGCACAACCCCCAACAGCTGGACCTTCAACCTCAATCTCAGCCCCGGCTCCAGCCCCGGCTTCAGCTCCAGTTCTTACTCCTCCAACCTTTGCTCCCCAACCTCAGCTACAGGCTCCGACCAACCCCCCACCGACAACCGTGGGAACTGCGCCGACACCAGCTCAAGAGGCAAAATGA
- a CDS encoding Allergen Fus c 3, translating into MAGEHSGDQSFYDFLIEEPEMMAPAPPGHFQHQQPISPPNRTSRDPPRRPDPTEIETHHPAHHPVLGMQLPDPSRAQSRGHLHLDLHGPPTPVAHGAHPSQALHDLHGAVHATQGPAGFANQLPDSTGPMAIDWGLYSVGHNSLPLNPPQFDFPGAMIPAGDGTIGHQNHLSHTSTDPAFAYGSELVSPSSIHSSRGHYDSAVSSHWDDALSHGASTPKVTTPAAHVTTNPWAEVDEVQEDNHLAPASRPRRTPRPRRQKKDARKTSEASQGGSSSAGGAPSVSDAASPSSASQNSRASIGSKSASMASTTSTASSRQSKLRSASRTSKNSRDKPNDTPEERRTRASHNLVEKQYRNRLNAQFESLLSALPEQARSGGNGNGNGDDNESDAANDADRRVSKGEVLEMARKHIQALEQERNQLERENLELQGSLRRLKGSASEGTASSSGQQTPLDFNSNTDQDKARDDRDED; encoded by the exons ATGGCGGGGGAACACAGCGGGGACCAGTCATTCTATGACTTCCTCATAGAGGAGCCAGAG ATGATGGCGCCAGCGCCACCCGGTCATTTTCAGCATCAACAGCCCATTTCGCCGCCGAATCGAACCAGCCGCGATCCGCCGCGGCGGCCAGACCCGACCGAGATCGAGACCCACCATCCAGCCCATCACCCGGTACTCGGGATGCAACTACCGGATCCATCACGTGCGCAATCACGCGGGCACCTTCACCTCGACTTACACGGTCCTCCGACTCCTGTAGCTCACGGAGCGCATCCTTCGCAAGCCTTGCACGACCTCCATGGGGCCGTTCACGCGACGCAGGGCCCAGCGGGCTTTGCGAATCAACTCCCAGATTCTACAGGCCCGATGGCAATAGACTGGGGTCTTTACAGCGTTGGACATAACAGTCTTCCGCTGAATCCACCTCAATTCGACTTCCCAGGAGCCATGATCCCTGCTGGCGACGGCACGATCGGCCATCAGAATCATCTCTCACATACATCGACAGACCCCGCTTTCGCGTATGGAAGCGAGCTCGTCTCGCCATCCAGCATACATTCATCCAGGGGTCACTACGATAGTGCCGTTTCCAGTCACTGGGATGACGCTCTCAGTCATGGAGCGAGCACCCCAAAGGTGACGACGCCCGCTGCTCATGTAACCACAAATCCCTGGGCCGAAGTGGACGAAGTTCAGGAAGACAACCACCTTGCGCCCGCCTCGAGGCCACGAAGAACACCCCGACCTAGAAGACAGAAGAAGGACGCTAGGAAAACATCTGAAGCTTCTCagggcggcagcagcagcgctggCGGTGCGCCTTCGGTATCTGATGCGGCCAGTCCCAGTTCTGCGTCACAGAACAGCCGCGCCAGCATTGGCTCGAAATCcgcatccatggcatcaaCGACATCGACAGCTTCCAGTCGCCAAAGCAAGCTTCGCAGTGCCTCTCGAACTTCCAAGAATAGTCGTGACAAGCCTAATGATACTCCAGAAGAACGACGGACCCGAGCGTCGCATAACCTCGTCGAGAAGCAATACCGCAACCGTCTGAACGCGCAATTCGAATCACTCCTCAGTGCTCTACCAGAGCAAGCTCGATCTGGCGGAAACGGAAACGGAAACGGTGACGATAACGAATCCGATGCCGCGAACGATGCCGACCGCCGTGTGAGCAAGGGCGAAGTGCTTGAAATGGCCCGCAAGCATATTCAAGCACTGGAACAGGAACGAAACCAGCTCGAGCGCGAGAACCTCGAACTACAAGGCAGTCTCCGGCGACTCAAAGGATCTGCCTCGGAGGGTACTGCATCCTCGTCAGGCCAGCAAACGCCGCTCGATTTCAATAGCAACACGGATCAGGACAAGGCCCGTGACGATCGAGATGAGGACTGA
- a CDS encoding FACT complex subunit POB3, which yields MTAIESFDNIYLDLSKESGKCRFAETGFGWKPASGGDTFTLDHSNIASAQWSRAAKGYEIKILQRANSGIIQLDGFQQEDYDRLAKVFKNWYSTVLENKEHALRGWNWGKAEFSKSELTFSVQNRPAFELAYSEIANTNLAGRNEVAVEMSLPATAADSGANPSLGGARSKGSKAAAGRDQLVEMRFYIPGVTTRKEAEGEDAGSDAGNAEEEKNAATLFYETLIDKAEIGETAGDTIATFLDVLHLTPRGRFDIDMYEASFRLRGKTYDYKIQYEAIKKFMVLPKPDEVHYMLVIGLDPPLRQGQTRYPFVVMQFKKDEEVTIDLNLNEEELKKKYQDKLEPHYEEPLHQVVAKIFRGLGNKKISSPAKDFITHRNQYGIKCSIKASEGSLYCLEKAFMFVPKPATYIAYEQTQSVTFSRVSGAVSALSTFDITVLLKNGAGSSQFSNISREDLKALETFFKLKGLRVKNEIDEDANLLAAALDQEMDDSEDEVVAKADRGSADEDEESVDEDFQADSESDVAEEFDSAHESSGSGSDESGVDDDDDDDDEDNEEERPKKKKKTT from the exons ATGACTGCCAT CGAGAGTTTCGACAACATTTACTTGGACCTCTCCAAGGAGAGCGGCAAGTGCAGATTCGCCGAAACTGGCTTCGGTTGGAAGCCTGCGAGCGGCGGCGACACCTTTACCCTCGATCACAGCAACATCGCCTCAGCGCAATGGAGTCGCGCCGCCAAGGGCTACGAGATCAAGATCTTGCAACGCGCCAATTCCGGCATCATCCAGCTCGATGGCTTCCAGCAGGAGGACTACGACCGACTCGCCAAGGTCTTCAAGAACTGGTACAGCACTGTTCTCGAGAACAAGGAGCACGCTCTTCGCGGCTGGAACTGGGGCAAGGCAGAGTTCTCCAAGTCTGAACTCACCTTCAGCGTGCAAAATCGACCTGCTTTCGAGCTCGCCTACTCGGAGATCGCAAACACCAACCTTGCTGGTCGAAATGAAGTGGCCGTAGAAATGTCCCTTCCTGCCACAGCTGCCGATTCGGGCGCCAACCCATCGCTCGGCGGAGCTCGGTCAAAGGGCTCCAAGGCTGCCGCTGGTCGCGATCAGCTGGTCGAGATGCGCTTCTACATCCCCGGTGTCACCACTCGTaaggaggctgagggcgAGGATGCTGGCAGTGATGCCGGCAacgctgaggaggagaagaacgcAGCTACCCTCTTCTACGAAACTCTGatcgacaaggccgagattgGCGAAACAGCTGGCGACACCATCGCCACATTCTTGGATGTTCTGCATCTCACTCCCAG AGGTCGTTTTGACATCGATATGTATGAGGCATCGTTCCGCCTCCGTGGAAAGACGTACGACTACAAGATCCAAtacgaggccatcaagaagtTCATGGTGCTTCCCAAGCCCGACGAGGTCCACTACATGCTTGTCATTGGTCTCGATCCACCTCTGCGCCAGGGTCAAACTCGCTACCCCTTCGTTGTCATGCAGTTTaagaaggacgaggaggttaCCATtgacctcaacctcaacgaggaagagctcaagaagaagtacCAAGACAAGCTTGAGCCTCACTATGAGGAGCCTCTCCACCAGGTTGTGGCCAAGATTTTCCGTGGTCTCGGTAACAAGAAGATTTCGTCCCCCGCCAAGGACTTTATCAC ACACCGCAACCAGTACGGTATCAAGTGTTCCATCAAGGCCAGCGAGGGTTCCCTCTACTGTCTGGAAAAGGCCTTCATGTTTGTTCCCAAGCCGGCAACTTACATCGCCTACGAACAGACTCAGTCGGTTACCTTCTCTCGTGTCAGCGGAGCTGTGTCAGCCTTGTCGACGTTCGATATCACTGTTCTCCTAAAGAACGGCGCCGGCTCATCGCAGTTCAGCAACATTAGTCGTGAGGACCTGAAGGCTCTTGAGACCTTTTTCAAGCTCAAGGGTCTCCGCGTGAAGAACGAGATTGACGAGGACGCCAACCTTCTCGCTGCAGCACTTGACCAAGAGATGGATGATTCCGAGGATGAGGTGGTCGCTAAGGCCGACCGAGGCTCAGcggatgaagacgaggagagCGTGGATGAAGACTTCCAGGCTGACAGCGAAAGTGACGTCGCAGAGGAGTTCGACAGCGCCCACGAGAGTTCCGGCTCAGGAAGTGATGAGAgcggtgttgatgatgatgacgatgacgatgacgaggacaacgaggaggagaggcccaagaagaagaagaagaccacCTAA